From the genome of Caretta caretta isolate rCarCar2 chromosome 28, rCarCar1.hap1, whole genome shotgun sequence:
tgtgtgtgtgtgtgtgatttgagTGCCAGCAGCCGCCAGGCCAGAGCCGCGAGGGGGAGCCTGAAGGCAGGGCCAGGTTCGCCCACCCCTGtccagggagtggggggcagggacgtGTGGGGGCTGCAAGGAACCAGctggccaggggtgggggtgacagcaagggggaggggtggtatggagccaggactcctaggttccaCCCTACGAAGAGGGGCCGGGGCTGCATGGTCAGTGGGTCTGGGTGGGGAGAATCTCACTCGAGCAGAGCCCAGACCAGGGTCGGATCAGAGCAGCTCAGAGGGGGAGAGCTCAGCCCCCCTAAAAGGCAGAGCCCCAGGGTggagcccagccccccagggcagagcccagGCTCAACCCATCCCCCCATGATGGAGCCTCCCAGagatcccagccccccagggatcccagccccccagggcagagcccagGCTCAACCCAACCCCGCAGGGATCCCAGGCCCCCAGCCCTCCATGATGAAGCCCCCCAGAGATTCCAGCCTCCCAGGGATCCCAGCCCCGCAGGGCAGAGCCCAGACTCAACCCAGCCCCCAaagggaccccagcccctctTGCTcaggaggagaagcagagagactcccttccccagcatgcCTTGCTGCCCCGCCTCCAGCTCCCCCGGGGTTCCCATCTGGACCACAAGGCCCGGCAGAATCCCAAACCCTCTTAAGGGCCAGCTCACCCACTGATCCACTTTCCCAGCGTGCCCTGCTGAAAAATCCCCATCTAGACTACAAGTCCCAGAATGCCTCGGTGCTGGGCTCTGAGCCTCTCTTCAAGGGCCAGCTCTCATTGGGGCCGATTCCCTCAGAAGCCATCGCAGTAGTTAAAGCACTTGGTCCAGCCCATCCCCACGGCGTCAGGGCAGTGGAGCCGGAAGCTGGCAAGGGGGGTGCAGCTGCAGCGGCCTGCCCCCCGCTGGACAGGAAGGGCActgccagcccagagcagccGTCTGGGCGTCGCTATAAGAAGGGGTTGGTGGCTGGATGCTTGATGACGAAGGGCGGGGATGGAGCTGCCGtctggggggaaagagggggggtTAGGGAGACGGGGCACAGGCGGCTGTAACTGCTCACACAGTCAGACACCAACGCCCGTCGGATCCCTGACTTGTACCCACAACCCGGCCCAGACCCTAGGTCCAAGGCTGCTTGTCAGCCGGGCCCCCACAGAGAGGGCGTGGGGCACCGCCCATGGGTGAGGGGAGTCGATGCAGGGGCCACGGGGTGCAGAAACCAGCAAGGAGGGCATCCCACTGTGCAGATAATGGGACTGATCTGGGCAATCGGGTGAGTCAGCAGAGCGGCTCTGCCCTAGGGAAACGATGCTGGGACCTGGCGTTCCAGCTTTGCCGTGGGGCTGCTGAAGCCAGAACCCCCTGGAAAGCAGAGCATGGCAGGGCCCCACTGCAACCCGACTGGCTGGAAATGGGAGGGTCCTCACCATGAAGGGATTGGTGGAAATCCCGACCGGCTGCCCCACTTGGGCTGCAGTAAACCCATCAAAACTGGAACCTGCAGGGGGAGAGAAGCTGGCAGataacccaggagtccgggctacTGGCCCCCCCGGTCTAACCCACCAGCCCTTACTCCCTTTCCAGtgcccaggagagaacccaggcatcctggctgccagcccccccgctccaacccaccagaccccaccctactcccctcccagagccagggagagaacccaggagtcctggttcccagacccctgctctaacccaccagtccccactcccctcccagagccagggagagaacccaggagtcctggctcccacccccccaggcgGAGGCTCACCTGGCGCAGTGCCGTTGGGCTGGAAGGGGTTGGTGGAGGGCCGGGCGGGCGGGGCGGCGGGCGGGGCGAAGGGGTTGGTGTAGGCTGGAAGAGAGGGTGGCACAGGAGAGGTGGCTCATTGCTACTGGCTGCCGACGAGcgctagacccccccccccccgggccaaagcAAAAGCCACCTACCCCCGTAGGCGGGCGCGGAGCCGGACGGGAGCAGCGCCGCCGGCTGGCTCAGGCTCCCGAAGAGGCTGCGGAGGAGAGAGACGGTGTTAGCCAAacccactggggtgggggggagtgccgAGATCCCCCCCCAGTAGGGGGCAGTCCTGcttgccccccgccccacacagaCTGCACCCTCTGCAATGCCCCTGGGTTTCCCCACGGTCCACGCCCAGCGGCGGGGCCTGCAGTCCAGGGGCCGGCCAGTCTCCTGGGGTCCCCCCGCCCAGGGTGGGCCCGGAAATGGGGTTAATACCTGCTGGGTGCTCCGCCCATGTCCGGGATCCCGCTGCCAGGGTGGCTGGAGGGGGAGGTACCGAAACCGCTCACCGGGGCACCCCCTGCTGGCACAGAAGGGAACAGCCTGGTCACCCCCGCCAAGGCTCACGCCCTCcctctgggggttgggggagcgAGAGCACCCTGCGGGCGCCAGGtcgccccagccccactgcacccagCAGAGGCCAGCGCCAGCTCCCCCGGTGCCCATTCCAGGCACCACTGCAGGACTCAGGGCACCGTGCGAGCCAGGAGAGTAACATTATTTTTGATAGGTCCTATAGTAACTCGCAACTAAACTAAAATTGATTTTCCCCCGTCCTGAGCCTGCAGCCAACTCCAGATGCTGGGGATAGACCCAGcatcctagctcccagccccccagtccccactcccctcccagagctggggagagaacccaggagtcctgatccctaAGTCCTGTATCACAAGGGAGAAGCAAACCATGATCATTATCTCACCAAAGCTGTAACCGGCTGGGACTGTCCGACTGGCTGGGAACAGGAAACAGAGAGCAAAGGGTTAAAGCAAGAGAGACCCCAGAGGAGCCGCACCCCTCTCCCCGCAGAGCTCAGGGGACCCCAGGCCTTGGGAGCAGGGACGAGGGACAGTCCCCCAGAAATACCCACCTAAAGAGGGGGAGCAGGAGAAGATCCCCACATGGGCCAACCAGTCATCCGCACATTCCCAGCTGAGAGAGCCTAATGCTCTGCCCATTCTCGTGAgccgggcagagaacccaggagtcctggctcccagccccccctgctctaacccactagcccgcactctcctcccagagccaaggagagaacccaggcgtcctggccgcacccctgctctaaccactagcctgcCTGTCGCCTCTCTCTGACGCAGCGTTCACGCCAAGGAAGGCCCGGGcagcgggaggggcagggggagcgtTACCTgcggctgttggctgggtgtGGAATGGCACCGATGCCCCCCCGAATGCCGACGCTACCGGGCTGCATCCAAAGGCATCAAAATTGGCAAAGGCGGTGTGGGCTGGAACCTGGCCTGGGGAGGACACAGGAGGtcagccagctcccagcctgtaCTACCCAGTGTCACCACACGGGGGCCTCGCTAGCCAGTGCTCTATGGtcagccagctcccagcctgtaCTACCCAGTGTCACCACACGGGGGCCTCGCTAGCCAGTGCTCTATGGtcagccagctcccagcctgtaCTACCCAGTGTCACCACACGGGGGGGTCTCGCTAGCCAGTGCTCTATGGtcagccagctcccagcctgtaCTACCCAGTGTCACCACACGGGGGCCTCGCTAGCCAGTGCTCTATGGtcagccagctcccagcctgtaCTACCCAGTGTCACCACACGGGGGGGTCTCGCTAGCCAGTGCTCTATGGtcagccagctcccagcctgtaCTACCCAGTGTCACCACACGGGGGCCTCGCTAGCCAGTGCTCTATGGtcagccagctcccagcctgtaCTACCCAGTGTCACCACACGGGGGGGTCTCGCTAGCCAGTGCTCTATGGtcagccagctcccagcctgtaCTACCCAGTGTCACCACACGGGGGGGGTCTCTCTAGCCAGTGCTCTATGGtcagccagctcccagcctgtaCTACCCAGTGTCaccacacgggggggggggtctctctagCCAGTGCTCTATGGtcagccagctcccagcctgtaCTACCCAGTGTCACCACACGGGGGGGTCTCTCTAGCCAGTGCTCTATGGtcagccagctcccagcctgtaCTACCCAGTGTCACCACACGGGGACCTCGCTAGCTCAGTGCTCTATGGtcagccagctcccagcctgtaCTACCCAGTGTCACCACACGGGGGCCTCGCTAGCCAGTGCTCTATGGtcagccagctcccagcctgtaCTACCCAGTGTCACCACACGGGGGCCTCGCTAGCCAGTGCTCTATGGtcagccagctcccagcctgtaCTACCCAGTGTCACCACACGGGGGGGTCTCTCTAGCCAGTGCTCTATGGtcagccagctcccagcctgtaCTACCCAGTGTCACCACACGGGGGCCTCGCTAGCCAGTGCTCTATGGtcagccagctcccagcctgtaCTACCCAGTGTCACCACACGGGGGGGTCTCTCTAGCCAGTGCTCTATGGtcagccagctcccagcctgtaCTACCCAGTGTCACCACACGGGGGGGGGTCTCTCTAGCCAGTGCTCTATGGtcagccagctcccagcctgtaCTACCCAGTATCACCACATGGGGGGGTCTCTGTAGCCAGTGCTCTATGGtcagccagctcccagcctgtaCTACCCAGTGTCACCACATGGGGGGGTCTCTGTAGCCAGTGCTCTATGGtcagccagctcccagcctgtaCTACCCAGTGTCACCACACGGGGGGGTCTCTCTAGCCAGTGCTCTAAGGtcagccagctcccagcctgtaCTACCCAGTGTCACCACACGGGGGGGGTCTCTCTAGCTCAGTGCTCTATGGtcagccagctcccagcctgtaCTACCCAGTGTCACCACACGGGGGCCTCGCTAGCTCAGTGCTCTAAGGtcagccagctcccagcctgtaCTACCCAGTGTCACCACACGGGGGGGGTCTCTCTAGCCAGTGCTCTATGGtcagccagctcccagcctgtaCTACCCAGTGTCACCACACGGGGGCCTCGCTAGCCAGTGCTCTATGGtcagccagctcccagcctgtaCTACCCAGTGTCATAACAGGGGGGCCCCACTCTTGCTCAGCTGTTCACATTAGCGCTGTATGGCTGCCgcgggcagggagcagctgatcCTGtggctcccctgctccccataCTTACCCGGGAAGGCAGGGAACATGGCGAAGGCGGGGGCCGGCTGGGGCGCAGCGAAAGGGTCCCCTCCTATATCCGCCAGGAGGTCCGTGCTGGCTTTCTTGGCCGGCTGGGGGGTGCGCTGCtgcggcaggcggggctggcccaagGTCTGA
Proteins encoded in this window:
- the AGFG2 gene encoding arf-GAP domain and FG repeat-containing protein 2 isoform X3; protein product: MAAGAGGRKPGAPRDAESEVWSRRVRDLVGSGPGNRLCFECGQRGVTYVDITLGSFVCTGCSGALRGLNPPHRVKSISMTTFTESDVLFLQSRGNEACRKVWLGSFDPRTSLLPDSRDPQKVKEFLQEKYEKKRWYISPDQAKGTASLAGQSSAPEVKPQQTLLGDSGALLTAAGSSRTLGQPRLPQQRTPQPAKKASTDLLADIGGDPFAAPQPAPAFAMFPAFPGQVPAHTAFANFDAFGCSPVASAFGGASVPFHTQPTAAAGGAPVSGFGTSPSSHPGSGIPDMGGAPSSLFGSLSQPAALLPSGSAPAYGAYTNPFAPPAAPPARPSTNPFQPNGTAPGSSFDGFTAAQVGQPVGISTNPFMTAAPSPPFVIKHPATNPFL
- the AGFG2 gene encoding arf-GAP domain and FG repeat-containing protein 2 isoform X5, encoding MAAGAGGRKPGAPRDAESEVWSRRVRDLVGSGPGNRLCFECGQRGVTYVDITLGSFVCTGCSGALRGLNPPHRVKSISMTTFTESDVLFLQSRGNEACRKVWLGSFDPRTSLLPDSRDPQKVKEFLQEKYEKKRWYISPDQAKGTASLAGQSSAPEVKPQQTLLGDSGALLTAAGSSRTLGQPRLPQQRTPQPAKKASTDLLADIGGDPFAAPQPAPAFAMFPAFPGQVPAHTAFANFDAFGCSPVASAFGGASVPFHTQPTAAASRTVPAGYSFAGGAPVSGFGTSPSSHPGSGIPDMGGAPSSLFGSLSQPAALLPSGSAPAYGGSSFDGFTAAQVGQPVGISTNPFMTAAPSPPFVIKHPATNPFL
- the AGFG2 gene encoding arf-GAP domain and FG repeat-containing protein 2 isoform X1, which codes for MAAGAGGRKPGAPRDAESEVWSRRVRDLVGSGPGNRLCFECGQRGVTYVDITLGSFVCTGCSGALRGLNPPHRVKSISMTTFTESDVLFLQSRGNEACRKVWLGSFDPRTSLLPDSRDPQKVKEFLQEKYEKKRWYISPDQAKGTASLAGQSSAPEVKPQQTLLGDSGALLTAAGSSRTLGQPRLPQQRTPQPAKKASTDLLADIGGDPFAAPQPAPAFAMFPAFPGQVPAHTAFANFDAFGCSPVASAFGGASVPFHTQPTAAASRTVPAGYSFAGGAPVSGFGTSPSSHPGSGIPDMGGAPSSLFGSLSQPAALLPSGSAPAYGAYTNPFAPPAAPPARPSTNPFQPNGTAPGSSFDGFTAAQVGQPVGISTNPFMTAAPSPPFVIKHPATNPFL
- the AGFG2 gene encoding arf-GAP domain and FG repeat-containing protein 2 isoform X4; translated protein: MAAGAGGRKPGAPRDAESEVWSRRVRDLVGSGPGNRLCFECGQRGVTYVDITLGSFVCTGCSGALRGLNPPHRVKSISMTTFTESDVLFLQSRGNEACRKVWLGSFDPRTSLLPDSRDPQKVKEFLQEKYEKKRWYISPDQAKGTASLAGQSSAPEVKPQQTLLGDSGALLTAAGSSRTLGQPRLPQQRTPQPAKKASTDLLADIGGDPFAAPQPAPAFAMFPAFPGQVPAHTAFANFDAFGCSPVASAFGGASVPFHTQPTAAGGAPVSGFGTSPSSHPGSGIPDMGGAPSSLFGSLSQPAALLPSGSAPAYGAYTNPFAPPAAPPARPSTNPFQPNGTAPGSSFDGFTAAQVGQPVGISTNPFMTAAPSPPFVIKHPATNPFL
- the AGFG2 gene encoding arf-GAP domain and FG repeat-containing protein 2 isoform X2 gives rise to the protein MAAGAGGRKPGAPRDAESEVWSRRVRDLVGSGPGNRLCFECGQRGVTYVDITLGSFVCTGCSGALRGLNPPHRVKSISMTTFTESDVLFLQSRGNEACRKVWLGSFDPRTSLLPDSRDPQKVKEFLQEKYEKKRWYISPDQAKGTASLAGQSSAPEVKPQQTLLGDSGALLTAAGSSRTLGQPRLPQQRTPQPAKKASTDLLADIGGDPFAAPQPAPAFAMFPAFPGQVPAHTAFANFDAFGCSPVASAFGGASVPFHTQPTAAASRTVPAGYSFGGAPVSGFGTSPSSHPGSGIPDMGGAPSSLFGSLSQPAALLPSGSAPAYGAYTNPFAPPAAPPARPSTNPFQPNGTAPGSSFDGFTAAQVGQPVGISTNPFMTAAPSPPFVIKHPATNPFL